The following proteins are encoded in a genomic region of Streptococcus gwangjuense:
- a CDS encoding ClC family H(+)/Cl(-) exchange transporter — translation MEEQSETLSSKKEFAFASSTILSQVGRGIIVGLVVGIIVGSFRFLIEKGFHLIQGLYQDQAHLVRNLFIIGLFYLIVCWLSAKLTRSEKDIKGSGIPQVEAELKGLMTLNWWGVLWKKYILGILAIASGLMLGREGPSIQLGAVGGKGISKWLKSSPVEERSLIASGAAAGLAAAFNAPIAGLLFVVEEVYHHFSRFFWVSTLAASLVANFVSLLIFGLTPVLDMPDNIPLMTLDQYWIYLLMGIFLGLSGFLYEKSVLNVGKVYDWIGQKIRLDRAYYPILAFILIIPVGIFLPQILGGGNQLVLSLTEQDFSFQVLLVYFLIRFVWSMISYGSGLPGGIFLPILALGSLLGALVGVICVNIGLVSQEQFPIFVILGMSGYFGAISKAPLTAMILVTEMVGDIRNLMPLGLVTLVAYIIMDLLKGAPVYEAMLEKMLPEEASDEGEVTLIEIPVSDKIAGKQVHELNLPHNVLITTQVHNGKSQTVNGSTRMYLGDMIHLVIPKSEIGKVKDLLL, via the coding sequence ATGGAGGAACAGTCAGAAACACTCAGTTCCAAGAAAGAATTTGCCTTTGCCTCAAGTACTATATTATCCCAAGTTGGACGAGGAATCATTGTTGGTCTCGTTGTTGGAATTATCGTTGGATCCTTTCGTTTCTTAATCGAAAAAGGCTTCCACCTGATACAAGGACTTTATCAAGATCAAGCGCATCTAGTGCGCAATCTTTTTATCATTGGTCTATTTTATTTAATAGTTTGTTGGCTCAGTGCGAAATTAACTCGGTCAGAAAAAGACATCAAAGGTTCAGGAATTCCTCAAGTTGAAGCCGAATTAAAGGGACTCATGACCCTCAACTGGTGGGGTGTACTTTGGAAAAAATATATTTTAGGAATTCTTGCTATTGCCAGTGGACTTATGCTGGGGCGAGAGGGACCCAGTATTCAACTTGGAGCGGTAGGTGGTAAAGGAATTTCCAAATGGCTCAAATCCAGTCCAGTAGAGGAACGCTCCTTGATTGCTAGTGGAGCTGCAGCAGGATTAGCCGCAGCCTTTAATGCACCAATTGCAGGACTTCTCTTTGTTGTAGAAGAAGTTTATCACCATTTTTCGCGCTTTTTCTGGGTCTCAACTCTAGCAGCCAGTCTCGTAGCAAACTTTGTTTCTCTGCTCATATTTGGCCTAACACCCGTACTGGATATGCCAGATAATATCCCACTCATGACCCTGGATCAGTATTGGATTTACCTCCTCATGGGAATTTTTCTCGGGCTTTCCGGTTTTCTCTATGAGAAATCTGTACTCAATGTTGGTAAAGTTTATGATTGGATTGGTCAAAAAATCCGTTTGGATAGAGCTTATTATCCGATTCTTGCCTTCATCCTCATCATACCAGTCGGAATCTTCTTACCCCAAATCCTTGGTGGTGGAAATCAGCTGGTTCTTTCCTTAACTGAACAAGATTTTAGTTTCCAAGTTCTATTAGTTTACTTTTTGATTCGCTTTGTTTGGAGCATGATTAGTTATGGAAGTGGCCTTCCAGGAGGAATTTTCCTACCAATTTTAGCGCTAGGTTCCTTACTTGGTGCCCTAGTTGGTGTCATTTGTGTGAATATTGGACTTGTCAGTCAGGAGCAATTCCCTATATTTGTTATTCTAGGAATGAGTGGCTATTTTGGAGCAATATCTAAAGCTCCCTTAACTGCCATGATTCTGGTAACCGAGATGGTAGGCGACATTCGCAACCTCATGCCACTTGGATTAGTGACCTTGGTTGCCTACATCATCATGGATCTACTCAAGGGTGCACCAGTCTATGAAGCTATGTTGGAAAAAATGCTGCCTGAAGAAGCATCAGATGAAGGAGAAGTTACCCTTATTGAAATTCCTGTATCAGACAAAATTGCTGGGAAACAAGTACACGAACTCAATTTACCACACAATGTCCTTATCACAACCCAAGTTCATAATGGAAAAAGCCAAACCGTTAACGGTTCAACCAGAATGTATCTGGGGGATATGATCCACCTGGTGATTCCAAAAAGTGAAATTGGGAAAGTCAAAGATTTGTTGTTGTAG
- a CDS encoding ribonuclease HII, protein MATIKEIKELLATVKDLDSPIILDFEKDNRSGVQKEISKRKKAIQAELEEDLRLESMLSYEKELYKQGLTLIAGVDEVGRGPLAGPVVAAAVILPKNCKIRGLNDSKKIPKKKHLEIFQAVKDQALSIGIGIMDNQIIDQVNIYEATKLAMQEAISQLSPQPEHLLIDAMKLDLPISQTSIIKGDANSLSIAAASIVAKVTRDELMKEYDQQFPGYDFTANAGYGTAKHLEGLTKLGVTPIHRISFEPVKSLVLGEKES, encoded by the coding sequence ATGGCGACGATTAAAGAAATCAAAGAACTCCTTGCTACTGTCAAGGACCTTGATAGCCCTATTATTTTAGATTTTGAAAAGGATAATCGCTCTGGAGTTCAAAAGGAAATCAGCAAGCGTAAAAAAGCCATTCAGGCAGAATTGGAGGAGGATCTTCGTTTGGAATCCATGCTTTCCTATGAAAAAGAACTTTACAAGCAAGGATTGACCTTAATTGCTGGTGTTGATGAGGTCGGCCGAGGTCCTCTGGCTGGGCCAGTAGTTGCTGCAGCCGTTATCTTGCCTAAAAATTGTAAGATTAGAGGCCTCAACGACAGCAAGAAAATTCCTAAAAAGAAACATCTGGAGATTTTCCAAGCCGTTAAAGATCAAGCCTTATCAATCGGCATTGGTATCATGGATAATCAGATCATTGACCAAGTCAATATCTATGAAGCAACCAAACTAGCCATGCAGGAAGCAATCTCCCAGCTCAGTCCTCAACCTGAGCACCTTTTGATAGATGCCATGAAACTGGATTTACCAATTTCACAAACATCTATCATCAAAGGGGATGCCAATTCCCTTTCAATTGCAGCAGCTTCTATAGTAGCCAAAGTGACACGTGACGAATTGATGAAGGAATATGATCAGCAGTTCCCTGGCTATGATTTTACTGCTAATGCAGGATATGGAACTGCTAAACACCTAGAAGGCCTCACAAAACTAGGAGTTACCCCAATTCACCGAATAAGTTTTGAACCCGTTAAATCACTGGTTTTAGGAGAAAAAGAAAGTTAA
- the ylqF gene encoding ribosome biogenesis GTPase YlqF produces the protein MATIQWFPGHMSKARRQVQENLKFVDFVTILVDARLPLSSQNPMLTKIVGDKPKLLILNKADLADPAMTKEWRQYFESQGIQTLAINSKEQVTVKVVTDAAKKLMADKIARQKERGIKIETLRTMIIGIPNAGKSTLMNRLAGKKIAVVGNKPGVTKGQQWLKTNKDLEILDTPGILWPKFEDETVALKLALTGAIKDQLLPMDEVTIFGLNYFKEHYPEKLAERFKQMKIEEEAPIIIMDMTRALGFRDDYDRFYSLFVKEVRDGKLGNYTLDTLEDLDGDD, from the coding sequence ATGGCTACTATTCAATGGTTTCCTGGTCACATGTCTAAAGCTCGTCGACAGGTGCAGGAAAATTTAAAATTTGTTGATTTTGTGACGATTTTGGTGGATGCCCGCTTACCTCTATCTAGTCAAAATCCTATGTTGACCAAAATTGTTGGTGACAAACCAAAACTCTTGATTTTAAATAAGGCGGACTTGGCTGACCCAGCAATGACCAAGGAATGGCGCCAGTATTTTGAATCACAAGGAATTCAGACGCTAGCTATCAACTCCAAAGAGCAAGTGACTGTAAAAGTTGTAACAGATGCGGCCAAAAAGCTCATGGCGGATAAGATTGCTCGCCAAAAAGAACGTGGCATCAAGATTGAAACCTTGCGTACCATGATTATCGGGATTCCAAATGCTGGTAAATCAACTCTGATGAACCGCTTGGCTGGTAAAAAAATTGCCGTTGTCGGAAACAAACCAGGTGTGACCAAGGGGCAACAATGGCTCAAAACCAACAAAGACTTGGAAATCTTAGATACGCCAGGGATTCTTTGGCCTAAGTTTGAGGATGAAACTGTTGCGCTTAAGTTGGCCTTGACCGGAGCTATTAAAGACCAGTTGCTTCCTATGGATGAGGTAACTATTTTTGGCCTCAATTATTTCAAAGAACATTATCCAGAAAAGTTGGCTGAACGCTTCAAGCAAATGAAAATTGAAGAAGAAGCGCCTATTATTATTATGGACATGACCCGCGCCCTCGGTTTCCGTGATGACTATGACCGCTTTTACAGTCTCTTCGTGAAGGAAGTCCGCGACGGCAAACTCGGTAACTATACCTTAGATACATTGGAAGACCTCGATGGCGACGATTAA
- the addA gene encoding helicase-exonuclease AddAB subunit AddA, with translation MKPIPFLTEEEIQKLQEAEVNSSKEQKKTAEQIEAIYTSGQNILVSASAGSGKTFVMAERILDQLARGVEISQLFISTFTVKAATELKERLEKKISQQIQESSDVDLKQHLGRQLADLPNAAIGTMDSFTQKFLGKHGYLIDIAPNFRILQNQSEQLLLKNEVFHEVFEAHYQGKQKKKFSHLLKNFAGRGKDERGLRQQVYKIYDFLQSTSNPQKWLSESFLKGFEKADFSSEKEKLTEQIQQALGDLESFFRYHLDNDAKEFAKAAYLENVQSVLDEIGPLNQESDSQAYQAVLSRVVAISKEKNGRALTNASRKADLKPLADAYNEERKTQFAKLGQLADQITILDYQERYHGDTWELAKTFQSFMSDFVEAYRQRKRQENAFEFADISHYTIEILEKFPQVRQAYQERFHEVMVDEYQDTNHIQERMLELLSNGHNRFMVGDIKQSIYRFRQADPKIFNEKFQRYAQNPHKCKLILLKENFRSSSEVLSATNDVFERLMDQDVGEINYDNMHQLVFANTKLTPNPDNKAEFLLYDKDDTGEEEEDQSETKLTGEMRLVVKEILKLHQEKGVAFKEIALLTSSRSRNDQILLALSEYGIPVKTDGEQNNYLQSLEVQVMLDTLRVIHNPLQDYALVALMKSPMFGFDEDELARLSLQKAEDKVQENLYEKLINAQKMVTSQKNLIHTALAEKLNQFMDILASWRLHAKTHSLYDLIWKIYNDRFYYDYVGALPNGPTRQANLYALALRADQFEKSNFKGLSRFISMINQVLEAQHDLASVAVAPPKDAVELMSIHKSKGLEFPYVFILNMDQDFNKQDSMSEVILSRKNGLGVKYIAKMETGAVEDHYPKTIKLSIPSLTYRQNEEELQLASYSEQMRLLYVAMTRAEKKLYLVGKGSREKLEAKEYPAAKNGKLNSNTRLQARNFQDWIWAICKVFAKDHLNFSYHFVSEEQLTREAIGQLENKSPLQDSSQANNRQSETIKEALEMLKEVEVYNTLHRASIELPSVQTPSQIKKFYEPVMDMEGVEIAGQAQSVDKKISFDLPDFSSKEKVTGAEIGSATHELMQRIDLSQRPTLASLTETLKQVQTSPAVRDKINLAKILAFFETALGQEILANTDHLYREQPFSMLKRDQKSQEDFVVRGILDGYLLYEDKIVLFDYKTDRYDDPNQLIDRYRGQLALYGEALSRAYSIENIEKYLILLGKEEVQVVKV, from the coding sequence ATGAAGCCCATTCCCTTTTTAACCGAGGAGGAAATTCAAAAATTGCAAGAAGCAGAAGTAAATTCGAGCAAGGAACAAAAGAAAACTGCTGAGCAAATTGAAGCCATCTACACTTCTGGTCAGAATATTCTCGTTTCAGCGTCGGCTGGTTCTGGTAAAACCTTTGTCATGGCCGAGCGCATTCTAGATCAATTGGCGCGTGGAGTGGAAATCAGTCAACTCTTTATCTCAACCTTTACCGTTAAGGCTGCCACAGAGCTTAAAGAACGTTTGGAAAAAAAAATCAGCCAACAAATCCAAGAAAGTAGTGATGTTGACCTCAAACAACACTTGGGTCGCCAGTTGGCAGACCTACCCAACGCGGCTATTGGTACCATGGACTCTTTTACACAAAAATTCCTTGGTAAACATGGCTATCTGATTGATATTGCGCCTAATTTCAGGATTTTACAAAACCAAAGTGAGCAACTCCTTCTAAAAAACGAAGTCTTCCATGAGGTCTTTGAAGCCCATTACCAAGGTAAACAGAAAAAGAAGTTTAGCCATTTGCTGAAAAACTTTGCTGGGCGTGGCAAGGATGAACGGGGGCTACGCCAGCAGGTCTATAAAATCTATGACTTCCTCCAATCCACCAGCAACCCTCAAAAGTGGCTGAGTGAATCTTTCTTAAAAGGATTTGAAAAAGCTGATTTTAGCAGTGAAAAAGAAAAACTGACTGAGCAAATCCAGCAAGCCCTTGGGGATTTGGAAAGTTTTTTCCGTTATCATCTGGATAATGATGCCAAGGAATTTGCAAAGGCTGCTTATTTAGAAAATGTTCAGTCAGTTCTGGATGAAATTGGCCCCTTAAATCAAGAGTCCGATAGTCAGGCTTATCAAGCAGTGCTTTCGCGTGTTGTCGCAATTTCGAAAGAGAAAAATGGTCGAGCTCTGACTAATGCCAGTCGTAAGGCTGATTTGAAGCCACTGGCCGATGCCTACAACGAAGAGAGAAAGACCCAGTTTGCTAAACTAGGACAACTAGCAGATCAGATAACGATTCTCGACTATCAAGAACGTTATCATGGAGATACCTGGGAACTAGCTAAAACCTTCCAATCTTTCATGAGTGATTTTGTGGAAGCTTATCGTCAACGTAAGCGCCAGGAAAACGCCTTTGAATTCGCTGATATCAGTCATTACACCATTGAGATTTTAGAGAAATTCCCGCAAGTTCGTCAGGCTTATCAGGAGCGTTTCCACGAAGTCATGGTCGATGAGTATCAAGATACCAACCATATTCAAGAACGGATGCTGGAATTACTTTCTAATGGCCACAACCGATTTATGGTGGGAGATATCAAGCAGTCCATCTACCGTTTCCGTCAGGCAGACCCGAAGATTTTCAATGAAAAGTTCCAACGCTATGCGCAAAATCCACACAAATGCAAGCTGATTCTCCTCAAGGAAAATTTCCGTAGTAGTTCAGAAGTACTGTCAGCAACCAATGATGTTTTTGAGCGTCTTATGGACCAAGATGTCGGAGAAATCAACTATGATAACATGCACCAGCTTGTTTTTGCCAATACCAAACTGACTCCCAATCCAGACAACAAGGCAGAATTTCTCCTCTACGACAAGGACGATACAGGTGAGGAAGAAGAGGATCAGTCAGAAACGAAACTAACTGGGGAGATGCGATTAGTCGTCAAGGAGATTCTGAAACTTCATCAGGAAAAAGGTGTTGCCTTTAAAGAAATTGCTCTTCTAACCTCCAGCCGCAGTCGTAATGACCAGATTCTTCTCGCCCTGTCTGAGTACGGGATTCCCGTCAAAACAGACGGAGAGCAAAACAACTATCTCCAATCTCTAGAAGTGCAAGTCATGCTAGACACCCTTCGTGTCATTCACAATCCTCTTCAGGACTATGCCTTGGTTGCCCTTATGAAGTCTCCTATGTTTGGCTTTGACGAGGACGAGTTAGCGCGTTTGTCCCTTCAGAAAGCAGAGGATAAAGTCCAAGAAAATCTCTATGAAAAACTGATCAATGCACAAAAAATGGTAACAAGCCAGAAAAACTTGATTCACACGGCTCTAGCTGAGAAACTAAACCAATTCATGGATATCCTAGCTTCTTGGCGCTTGCATGCCAAAACTCACTCCCTCTATGACCTGATTTGGAAGATTTACAACGACCGTTTTTATTATGATTATGTTGGGGCTTTGCCAAATGGTCCTACTAGACAGGCCAATCTCTATGCCCTAGCTTTGAGAGCAGACCAGTTTGAAAAGAGTAATTTCAAGGGCTTGTCTCGTTTTATTAGCATGATTAACCAGGTCTTGGAAGCCCAGCACGATCTTGCAAGCGTGGCCGTCGCACCGCCAAAAGATGCAGTAGAGCTCATGAGCATTCACAAGAGTAAAGGGCTGGAGTTTCCTTACGTCTTTATCCTCAATATGGATCAGGATTTTAACAAGCAAGACTCTATGTCAGAAGTCATTCTCAGTCGTAAAAATGGGCTTGGTGTCAAATATATTGCCAAAATGGAGACAGGAGCAGTGGAAGATCACTATCCTAAAACCATCAAACTCTCCATCCCTAGCCTAACCTATAGGCAGAACGAAGAGGAATTACAGCTGGCAAGCTATTCAGAGCAGATGCGCCTTCTTTATGTTGCCATGACGCGGGCTGAGAAAAAGCTCTATCTTGTCGGTAAAGGTTCTCGTGAAAAGTTGGAAGCCAAGGAATACCCAGCAGCTAAAAATGGAAAACTAAATAGCAACACTAGACTTCAAGCAAGGAATTTCCAAGATTGGATTTGGGCTATCTGTAAAGTATTTGCCAAGGATCATCTCAACTTTAGCTATCATTTTGTTAGTGAAGAGCAGCTGACTAGAGAAGCTATTGGTCAGTTGGAAAACAAAAGCCCTCTCCAAGATAGCTCCCAAGCAAACAATCGCCAGTCAGAAACCATTAAAGAAGCTCTTGAAATGCTGAAAGAAGTGGAAGTTTATAATACTCTTCATCGCGCATCCATTGAACTTCCTAGCGTTCAAACCCCAAGTCAAATCAAGAAATTCTACGAACCAGTTATGGATATGGAAGGTGTTGAGATTGCAGGACAAGCTCAATCAGTAGACAAGAAAATCAGCTTTGATTTACCAGATTTTTCAAGCAAAGAAAAGGTAACAGGAGCTGAGATTGGTAGTGCTACCCACGAACTCATGCAGAGAATTGACCTCAGCCAGCGACCAACGCTTGCTAGCCTGACAGAAACTCTCAAACAAGTTCAAACCAGCCCAGCTGTCAGAGACAAGATTAATCTTGCTAAAATTCTTGCATTCTTTGAAACAGCACTCGGTCAGGAAATTCTTGCCAATACCGATCATCTCTATCGCGAGCAACCCTTCTCCATGCTCAAACGAGATCAAAAGAGTCAGGAAGATTTCGTTGTCCGTGGTATCCTTGATGGCTATCTGCTTTACGAAGACAAAATCGTTCTGTTCGACTATAAGACAGACCGCTATGATGATCCAAATCAACTCATAGATCGCTATCGTGGTCAATTAGCCCTATACGGAGAAGCTTTATCACGAGCCTATTCGATTGAAAATATTGAGAAATACTTGATTTTACTAGGTAAAGAAGAGGTTCAAGTTGTAAAAGTATAA
- the rexB gene encoding ATP-dependent nuclease subunit B: MKLLYTDIRTSLTEILTREAEELVAAGKRVFYIAPNSLSFEKERAVLECLSQQASFAITVTRFAQMARYLILNDLPVKTSLDDIGLGMAFYRCLAELDPKDLRVYGAIKQDPQFIQQLIELYHEMTTAQMSFLDLESLTDEDKRADLLLIFEKVTAYLNQGQLSQGSQLSHLIEAIENDKVSSDFTQIALVIDGFTRFSAEEERIVDLLHGKGVEIVIGAYASKKAYTSPFAEGNLYQASVEFLHHLAAKYQTPAQDCSQTHEKMDSFDKASRLLESSYDFSELTLDVDEKDRENLQIWSCLTQKEELELVARSIRQKLHENSDLSYKHFRILLGDVASYQLSLKTIFDQYQIPFYLGRSESMAHHPLTQFVESILALKRYRFRQEDLINLLRTGLYTDLSQADIDAFEQYIRYLGINGLPAFQQAFTKSHHGKFDLERLNALRLRILTPLETLFTSRKQKAENLFQKWNSFLKEGAVTKQFQDLTATMETLEQERQAEVWKAFCHVLEQFATVFAGSQVSLEDFLALLHSGMSLSQYRTIPATVDTVLVQSYDLIAPLTADFVYAIGLTQDNLPKIAQNTSLLTDEERQSLNQATEDGAQLLIASSENLKKNRYTMLSLVNSARKQLVLSAPSLFNESESKESAYLQELVHFGFRRKEKRINHKGLSKEDMGSYHSLLSSLVAYHQQGETSDTEQDLTFIKVLARVMGKKLDQQGLENPSLPTSPSSKQLNKDTLQTLYPADKEFYLSTSGLTEFYRNEYSYFLRYVLGLQEELRLRPDARSHGNFLHRIFERALQLSDEDSFDQRLEQAIQETSQEREFEAIYQESLEAQFTKEVLLDVARTTGHILRHNPAIETIKEEANFGGKEQAFIQLDNGRSVFIRGKVDRIDRLKADGSIGVVDYKSSLTQFQFPHFFNGLNSQLPTYLAALKREGEQNFFGAMYLEMAEPVQSLMAVKSLAGAVVEASKSMKYQGLFLEKESSHLGEFYNKNKANQLTDEEFQLLLDYNAHLYKKAAEKILAGQFAINPYTENGRSIAPYVQQHQAITGFEANYHLGQARFLEKLDLTDGKRLVGEKLKQAWFEKIREELNR; this comes from the coding sequence ATGAAATTACTTTATACTGATATTCGGACTTCTTTGACTGAAATTCTAACCAGAGAGGCGGAAGAGCTAGTTGCTGCTGGCAAGCGGGTCTTCTACATAGCTCCCAACTCTCTTTCTTTTGAAAAGGAACGCGCCGTGCTGGAATGCTTGTCCCAGCAGGCTTCTTTTGCGATTACCGTCACGCGCTTTGCGCAGATGGCTCGTTACCTGATTTTGAATGACCTACCTGTCAAAACCAGTCTAGATGACATCGGTCTTGGTATGGCCTTTTACAGATGTCTTGCTGAACTTGATCCCAAAGACTTACGAGTATACGGCGCCATCAAGCAGGATCCTCAGTTTATCCAGCAGTTGATAGAGCTTTACCACGAGATGACGACTGCTCAGATGAGTTTTTTGGACTTGGAGAGTTTGACGGATGAGGACAAGCGAGCCGATTTACTCTTGATTTTTGAGAAGGTAACGGCCTACCTCAATCAGGGTCAGTTGTCTCAAGGAAGTCAGTTATCCCATTTGATTGAGGCTATTGAAAATGACAAAGTTAGTAGTGATTTTACTCAAATCGCCTTGGTTATTGATGGATTTACCCGTTTTTCTGCTGAGGAAGAGCGGATTGTAGACTTACTTCACGGCAAGGGTGTTGAGATTGTCATTGGAGCCTATGCTAGTAAGAAAGCCTATACCAGCCCATTCGCTGAAGGCAATCTCTATCAAGCCAGTGTGGAGTTTCTCCATCATTTAGCTGCTAAATACCAAACGCCTGCTCAGGACTGTTCTCAAACTCATGAGAAGATGGATAGCTTTGACAAGGCCTCTCGTTTGTTGGAGTCTTCTTATGACTTTTCAGAATTAACATTGGATGTCGATGAGAAGGATCGTGAAAACTTACAAATCTGGTCTTGCTTGACGCAAAAGGAGGAGTTGGAGTTAGTAGCCCGTAGCATTCGTCAGAAATTACATGAGAACTCAGACCTGAGCTACAAGCATTTTCGTATTCTCTTGGGGGATGTAGCTTCTTATCAATTATCTCTAAAAACGATTTTTGACCAGTATCAGATTCCTTTCTATCTTGGTAGAAGCGAATCCATGGCTCATCATCCCTTGACACAGTTTGTCGAGTCTATTTTAGCTTTGAAACGCTATCGTTTCCGTCAGGAGGATTTGATAAACCTTCTTAGAACAGGTCTGTATACCGACCTTAGTCAAGCTGATATTGATGCTTTTGAGCAATATATCCGCTACCTTGGTATCAATGGCTTGCCAGCCTTTCAGCAAGCCTTTACCAAATCCCACCATGGAAAATTTGATTTAGAACGTTTAAATGCTCTTCGTTTGCGTATTTTAACACCTCTTGAGACTCTTTTTACTAGCAGAAAACAAAAGGCTGAAAATCTCTTTCAAAAATGGAACTCTTTTCTAAAAGAAGGAGCTGTGACCAAGCAGTTTCAAGATTTGACAGCTACTATGGAAACTCTTGAACAGGAAAGACAAGCTGAAGTTTGGAAGGCTTTCTGTCATGTTTTAGAACAATTTGCAACTGTTTTTGCTGGTTCACAGGTTAGTCTAGAAGACTTCCTAGCCTTGCTCCATTCTGGAATGAGTCTATCTCAGTATCGCACCATTCCAGCAACAGTGGATACTGTTCTGGTGCAGAGTTACGATTTGATTGCGCCCTTAACGGCTGACTTTGTCTATGCCATTGGGCTGACTCAGGACAATTTACCAAAAATCGCGCAAAACACCAGTCTTTTGACAGACGAAGAAAGACAGAGCCTAAACCAAGCGACAGAAGATGGGGCGCAATTGCTGATTGCTAGCAGTGAAAATCTCAAGAAAAATCGCTACACTATGCTTTCCTTGGTCAATTCTGCCCGTAAGCAGTTGGTCTTGTCGGCTCCAAGCCTTTTTAACGAAAGTGAAAGCAAGGAATCAGCTTATCTTCAAGAGCTAGTCCATTTTGGATTTAGGCGGAAAGAGAAAAGGATAAATCACAAAGGGCTGTCTAAGGAAGATATGGGGTCATATCACAGTCTTTTGTCCAGTCTGGTTGCCTATCACCAGCAGGGCGAGACGAGTGATACTGAGCAAGATTTGACCTTTATTAAGGTTCTGGCGCGTGTCATGGGTAAAAAACTAGACCAGCAAGGTTTGGAAAATCCATCCCTCCCAACCAGTCCAAGCAGTAAGCAGTTGAACAAGGATACCTTACAGACTCTCTATCCAGCTGACAAAGAGTTTTACCTGTCTACCTCTGGTTTGACGGAGTTTTATCGCAATGAATACAGTTATTTTCTTCGCTACGTTTTAGGCTTGCAAGAAGAATTGCGTCTACGTCCTGATGCCCGTAGTCACGGAAATTTCTTGCACCGTATCTTTGAACGCGCCTTGCAGTTATCTGATGAAGACTCTTTTGACCAACGTTTAGAACAGGCTATCCAAGAAACCAGTCAAGAACGGGAATTTGAGGCTATTTATCAGGAAAGTTTAGAAGCCCAGTTTACCAAGGAAGTTCTGCTTGATGTTGCACGGACAACTGGACATATTCTCCGCCACAATCCAGCCATCGAAACCATCAAAGAAGAGGCGAACTTCGGGGGTAAAGAGCAGGCCTTTATTCAATTGGACAATGGTCGCAGTGTCTTTATACGAGGCAAGGTGGACCGAATTGACCGTTTGAAAGCTGATGGATCGATAGGAGTAGTAGATTACAAGTCGAGTCTGACTCAGTTCCAGTTTCCTCATTTCTTTAATGGGCTCAATTCCCAGTTACCAACCTATCTAGCTGCCTTAAAAAGAGAAGGGGAGCAGAACTTTTTTGGTGCCATGTACTTGGAAATGGCTGAGCCTGTCCAATCTCTGATGGCCGTTAAAAGTCTAGCAGGTGCAGTAGTAGAAGCTAGCAAGTCAATGAAATACCAAGGCCTCTTCTTAGAAAAAGAAAGCAGTCATTTGGGCGAATTTTATAACAAAAACAAGGCTAATCAGCTGACAGATGAGGAATTCCAGCTCCTACTGGACTACAATGCCCATCTTTACAAGAAAGCAGCTGAGAAGATTTTAGCAGGGCAGTTCGCCATTAACCCTTATACTGAAAATGGTAGAAGTATTGCCCCATACGTCCAGCAACATCAAGCCATTACTGGCTTTGAAGCCAATTATCACTTGGGCCAAGCCCGTTTTCTAGAAAAGTTGGACTTAACTGATGGCAAGCGTCTGGTAGGAGAGAAACTCAAGCAAGCTTGGTTTGAAAAAATAAGAGAGGAGTTGAATCGATGA
- a CDS encoding HAD family hydrolase, with product MVKLLALDMDGTLLNEAKEIPQAHITAIHQAIEKGVKLVLCTGRPLFGVLPYYKKLGLDLQNEYVIVNNGCSTHQTSDWSLVDWQELSPSDIEYLYDLAEKSDVQLTLFDEEHYFVLGGKPNEIVQNDAKLVFSDLTEISLEEATSGKCRMFQGMFLGTESQTDDFEQRFAGELCQRFSGVRSQPVIYEAMPLGTTKATALSRLAEILKIDSSEIMAMGDANNDIEMLQFAGLGIAMGNASDYVKSLADAVTASNEEDGVARAIEKYIL from the coding sequence ATGGTTAAACTACTAGCCTTGGATATGGACGGAACACTCCTCAATGAAGCCAAGGAAATCCCACAAGCTCACATTACTGCTATTCACCAAGCTATTGAAAAAGGTGTCAAACTGGTTCTCTGTACGGGGCGCCCCCTTTTCGGTGTCCTCCCCTACTACAAAAAACTGGGGCTTGACCTCCAGAACGAATATGTCATTGTTAACAACGGTTGCTCAACTCACCAGACCAGTGATTGGAGTCTGGTTGATTGGCAAGAACTCAGTCCATCTGACATTGAATACCTCTATGACCTAGCTGAAAAAAGTGATGTTCAGTTGACTCTTTTTGATGAGGAACATTATTTTGTCCTCGGTGGCAAGCCTAATGAAATCGTTCAAAATGATGCTAAACTAGTCTTTTCAGACCTGACTGAAATTTCTCTTGAGGAAGCGACTAGTGGTAAGTGCCGGATGTTCCAAGGTATGTTTTTAGGAACAGAGAGCCAAACGGACGATTTTGAGCAGCGTTTTGCTGGGGAGCTTTGCCAACGATTCAGTGGAGTTCGTTCGCAGCCTGTTATTTATGAAGCTATGCCACTTGGTACGACAAAGGCTACTGCTCTTTCACGACTGGCAGAGATTCTGAAGATTGATTCCTCAGAGATCATGGCCATGGGCGACGCCAATAACGATATCGAAATGCTCCAGTTTGCAGGGCTTGGGATTGCAATGGGAAATGCCAGCGATTATGTCAAATCGCTAGCTGATGCCGTTACAGCCAGCAACGAAGAAGACGGCGTCGCGCGTGCCATTGAGAAATATATTTTATAG